The Anoplolepis gracilipes chromosome 14, ASM4749672v1, whole genome shotgun sequence genome includes a window with the following:
- the Taf3 gene encoding uncharacterized protein Taf3 isoform X1 — MSAEYSRSILKVVVAQICQMIGWHSINSTPLEFMVDLMQEYILRVSKLTHQYAEVLGRTEPNLDDLGLTFQHMNIDIQELAEYVKNIDSVSCPIQIPQYPVRRENHLNFLKPGSREVVTRSVHVHEHLPAMYPDTEEEYIPDKNENLMNGTADLTSSSATSSSNSNNASPHRMSPQVVFKRPGDPVSFESSIAKRAKILEEGRPLREISSVMMTTSGFLSPAREGKLPEARTPHQVRSDSPQPSSYPMVPPELKCEKKPKKVIKKGPENRKLDKENKKKKGTKELFKPDKTEEGKIKKLVGMKEMAKLKPLKPGGGKAQPATLQELTTASRPSTPKIVSPKSTIGSSKPSKAAQPKVKSEKMIDVTDDSSVVEKKEDTIDKLPSEPDKQKLNIFKKISKPREEKDKEILEPHKYKDILDSRENSPELIIDVEKSDVEKRNNDAITKYDREEKRTPHTPDVHVQPDTDLPDVQSSESEVYIFEDHDISPPGTPSTPKTPELNVPTAPEQKRKKKEKSGKKKESKLKSPKQCVSPKKTKLNDTAELDIPDRPKTPQAPEPPLHREPPTLPPTLPFPFFPTFPSAPGLIPHPMFSRFPLPLGRGGPGGPHPAMPNLPLPPRFLNSSMKPEDFALPKIKPVEREKPLIPSPVELTSSSIQGENEKADKEKVDNKLTKMFKPNKELPFMKVPERVPPPPVGASPPIVSALVAPITLATPVPVAQIPPSKNPKTEKTEKNDMVNSKSKEHKKEKKDKLKKKKDKKEKHKDKGEKVKEKKEKAEKREKLEKLKEKKEKKEKKKEKDSNKKNMREDKNPEAVPKITLKLGTASPRPATPDNTPMKKITIKPLVKKPDEEIKREPSPELAKISALVTRPPKQKSTSKKTEEGILDGSPALPTDSFSANLTSHVSLASIPRAKKSNFQSLSQSEPIPSSQFDNPLKVLKPLISPQQPPYYFDRGGRQVWICPACGNQDDGSPMIGCDDCDAWYHWVCVGMQVPPADDEDWYCRFCIAKKQELLHDKKKKKRKKKVKVTA; from the exons atGTCAGCTGAATACAGTCgaagtatattaaaagtagTTGTTGCTCAGATCTGTCAGATGATCGGATGGCACTCTATTAACTCTACACCATTAGAATTTATGGTAGATCTTatgcaagaatatatattacgtgtCTCAAAACTGACACATCAATATGCAGAAGTTT TGGGAAGAACAGAGCCAAATCTTGATGATTTAGGATTGACATTTCAGCATATGAATATTGATATACAGGAATTAGCTGAGTATGTTAAGAATATAGATTCCGTTTCGTGTCCCATACAGATACCGCAATATCCAGTTAGACGtgaaaatcatttaaattttttaaagccaGGAAGTCGTGAAGTTGTCACTAGATCAGTGCATGTACATGAACATTTACCAGCAATGTATCCAGATACTGAAg aGGAATATATACCAGAtaagaatgaaaatttaatgaatggTACGGCAGATTTGACATCTAGCAGTGCAACATCGTCAAGCAATTCGAATAACGCATCACCTCATAGAATGTCACCACAAGTAGTTTTCAAACGGCCCGGAGATCCGGTATCTTTCGAAAGCTCTATAGCGAAGCGGGCAAAAATTTTGGAGGAAGGTAGACCATTACGTGAAATAAGCAGCGTTATGATGACCACTTCCGGTTTTTTATCACCTGCGCGAGAGGGAAAGTTACCTGAGGCGAGAACGCCGCATCAAGTGCGATCAGATTCGCCGCAACCGAGCTCGTATCCGATGGTACCGCCCGAACTGAAGTGCGAAAAGAAACCGAAGAAGGTTATAAAGAAAGGTCCGGAGAATCGTAAGCttgacaaagaaaataaaaagaagaaaggcacgaaagaattatttaagcCGGATAAAACAGAAGAGGGTAAGATAAAGAAATTGGTAGGCATGAAGGAGATGGCCAAGTTGAAGCCATTAAAACCGGGCGGTGGCAAAGCGCAACCCGCTACGCTGCAAGAGCTTACGACGGCCAGCAGACCGTCCACACCGAAAATCGTGTCGCCCAAGTCGACCATTGGTAGTTCGAAACCATCGAAAGCCGCGCAGCCGAAAGTTAAGAGCGAAAAGATGATAGATGTGACAGATGACTCCTCTGTTGTCGAGAAGAAGGAGGACACAATTGATAAATTGCCGTCAGAGCCGGATAAACAGAAATTAAACATATTCAAAAAGATATCGAAACCGCGCGAAGAAAAGGACAAGGAGATACTGGAGCCGCATAAGTATAAAGATATTCTCGATTCGCGCGAGAACTCGCCGGAGTTAATAATAGATGTCGAGAAAAGCGATGTAGAAAAGCGAAATAATGACGCGATCACAAAGTATGACCGGGAGGAGAAGAGGACACCGCACACGCCAGATGTGCATGTGCAACCGGATACTGATTTGCCGGATGTACAAAGCTCAGAATCGgaggtttatatatttgaagatCATGATATCTCACCACCGGGTACGCCTAGTACGCCGAAAACTCCCGAATTGAACGTACCTACTGCACCAGAGCAGaaacgaaaaaagaaagaaaagagtgGCAAAAAGAAAGAGTCTAAATTGAAGAGTCCAAAACAATGTGTCAGCCCAAAGAAG ACAAAGCTAAATGATACGGCAGAACTGGACATACCAGATCGACCAAAAACACCACAGGCACCTGAGCCACCATTACACAGAGAGCCACCCACTCTTCCGCCTACACTaccgtttcctttttttcctaCGTTTCCTTCGGCACCTGGTTTAATACCTCATCCAATGTTCTCGCGATTCCCATTGCCGTTGGGTCGAGGTGGGCCAGGTGGTCCTCATCCAGCAATGCCCAATTTACCATTACCTCCGCGCTTTCTCAATTCATCCATGAAGCCCGAGGACTTTGCGTTGCCCAAGATTAAACCAGTAGAGCGTGAAAAGCCACTGATTCCCTCACCAGTTGAGTTAACATCCTCATCGATTCAAGGCGAGAATGAAAAAGCGGACAAAGAGAAGGTGGATAATAAACttacaaaaatgtttaagCCAAATAAAGAATTGCCTTTCATGAAAGTACCTGAGAGGGTACCACCACCACCTGTAGGCGCTTCACCGCCTATAGTGTCTGCACTTGTCGCACCAATCACGCTTGCTACACCAGTACCCGTCGCGCAAATACCACCATCGAAAAATCCTAAAACTGAAAAAACAGAGAAGAATGATATGGTAAATTCG aaatctAAAGAgcacaaaaaagaaaagaaagataaattaaagaaaaagaaagataaaaaagagaaacacaAAGATAAAGGCGAGAAAGTgaaggagaagaaagaaaaggcgGAGAAACGCGAGAAGCTGGAAAAGCttaaagaaaagaaggagaagaaagagaaaaagaaggaaaaggattcaaataagaaaaatatg agAGAAGATAAAAATCCAGAGGCTGTAccaaaaataacattaaaattaggtACAGCTTCTCCTAGACCAGCAACACCAGATAATACTCCTATGAAGAAAAT AACTATTAAACCACTTGTGAAAAAACCTGATGAGGAAATCAAGCGGGAACCTAGTCCAGAGTTGGCAAAAATATCGGCATTGGTAACACGACCGCCAAAGCAGAAGTCAACAAGTAAGAAAACAGAGGAGGGAATATTAGATGGAAGTCCTGCTCTTCCTACAGACTCTTTCTCTGCCAATCTTACTAGTCACGTGTCACTTGCATCAATTCCTCGAGCAAAGAAATCTAATTTCCAAAGTCTATCTCAAAGTGAGCCAATACCTTCATCTCAGTTTGACAATCCTCTTAAAGTCCTGAAACCTTTAATATCGCCACAACAACCaccatattatttt GATCGAGGAGGTCGTCAAGTGTGGATATGTCCTGCATGCGGCAACCAGGATGATGGCTCACCAATGATCGGCTGCGACGATTGTGACGCGTGGTACCATTG GGTGTGCGTTGGTATGCAAGTTCCACCAGCTGATGATGAGGATTGGTACTGTCGATTTTGTATAGCGAAAAAGCAGGAACTTCTTcatgataaaaagaagaaaaagcgaAAGAAAAAAGTGAAAGTAACAGCCTAG
- the Taf3 gene encoding uncharacterized protein Taf3 isoform X2 — protein sequence MSAEYSRSILKVVVAQICQMIGWHSINSTPLEFMVDLMQEYILRVSKLTHQYAEVLGRTEPNLDDLGLTFQHMNIDIQELAEYVKNIDSVSCPIQIPQYPVRRENHLNFLKPGSREVVTRSVHVHEHLPAMYPDTEEEYIPDKNENLMNGTADLTSSSATSSSNSNNASPHRMSPQVVFKRPGDPVSFESSIAKRAKILEEGRPLREISSVMMTTSGFLSPAREGKLPEARTPHQVRSDSPQPSSYPMVPPELKCEKKPKKVIKKGPENRKLDKENKKKKGTKELFKPDKTEEGKIKKLVGMKEMAKLKPLKPGGGKAQPATLQELTTASRPSTPKIVSPKSTIGSSKPSKAAQPKVKSEKMIDVTDDSSVVEKKEDTIDKLPSEPDKQKLNIFKKISKPREEKDKEILEPHKYKDILDSRENSPELIIDVEKSDVEKRNNDAITKYDREEKRTPHTPDVHVQPDTDLPDVQSSESEVYIFEDHDISPPGTPSTPKTPELNVPTAPEQKRKKKEKSGKKKESKLKSPKQCVSPKKTKLNDTAELDIPDRPKTPQAPEPPLHREPPTLPPTLPFPFFPTFPSAPGLIPHPMFSRFPLPLGRGGPGGPHPAMPNLPLPPRFLNSSMKPEDFALPKIKPVEREKPLIPSPVELTSSSIQGENEKADKEKVDNKLTKMFKPNKELPFMKVPERVPPPPVGASPPIVSALVAPITLATPVPVAQIPPSKNPKTEKTEKNDMKSKEHKKEKKDKLKKKKDKKEKHKDKGEKVKEKKEKAEKREKLEKLKEKKEKKEKKKEKDSNKKNMREDKNPEAVPKITLKLGTASPRPATPDNTPMKKITIKPLVKKPDEEIKREPSPELAKISALVTRPPKQKSTSKKTEEGILDGSPALPTDSFSANLTSHVSLASIPRAKKSNFQSLSQSEPIPSSQFDNPLKVLKPLISPQQPPYYFDRGGRQVWICPACGNQDDGSPMIGCDDCDAWYHWVCVGMQVPPADDEDWYCRFCIAKKQELLHDKKKKKRKKKVKVTA from the exons atGTCAGCTGAATACAGTCgaagtatattaaaagtagTTGTTGCTCAGATCTGTCAGATGATCGGATGGCACTCTATTAACTCTACACCATTAGAATTTATGGTAGATCTTatgcaagaatatatattacgtgtCTCAAAACTGACACATCAATATGCAGAAGTTT TGGGAAGAACAGAGCCAAATCTTGATGATTTAGGATTGACATTTCAGCATATGAATATTGATATACAGGAATTAGCTGAGTATGTTAAGAATATAGATTCCGTTTCGTGTCCCATACAGATACCGCAATATCCAGTTAGACGtgaaaatcatttaaattttttaaagccaGGAAGTCGTGAAGTTGTCACTAGATCAGTGCATGTACATGAACATTTACCAGCAATGTATCCAGATACTGAAg aGGAATATATACCAGAtaagaatgaaaatttaatgaatggTACGGCAGATTTGACATCTAGCAGTGCAACATCGTCAAGCAATTCGAATAACGCATCACCTCATAGAATGTCACCACAAGTAGTTTTCAAACGGCCCGGAGATCCGGTATCTTTCGAAAGCTCTATAGCGAAGCGGGCAAAAATTTTGGAGGAAGGTAGACCATTACGTGAAATAAGCAGCGTTATGATGACCACTTCCGGTTTTTTATCACCTGCGCGAGAGGGAAAGTTACCTGAGGCGAGAACGCCGCATCAAGTGCGATCAGATTCGCCGCAACCGAGCTCGTATCCGATGGTACCGCCCGAACTGAAGTGCGAAAAGAAACCGAAGAAGGTTATAAAGAAAGGTCCGGAGAATCGTAAGCttgacaaagaaaataaaaagaagaaaggcacgaaagaattatttaagcCGGATAAAACAGAAGAGGGTAAGATAAAGAAATTGGTAGGCATGAAGGAGATGGCCAAGTTGAAGCCATTAAAACCGGGCGGTGGCAAAGCGCAACCCGCTACGCTGCAAGAGCTTACGACGGCCAGCAGACCGTCCACACCGAAAATCGTGTCGCCCAAGTCGACCATTGGTAGTTCGAAACCATCGAAAGCCGCGCAGCCGAAAGTTAAGAGCGAAAAGATGATAGATGTGACAGATGACTCCTCTGTTGTCGAGAAGAAGGAGGACACAATTGATAAATTGCCGTCAGAGCCGGATAAACAGAAATTAAACATATTCAAAAAGATATCGAAACCGCGCGAAGAAAAGGACAAGGAGATACTGGAGCCGCATAAGTATAAAGATATTCTCGATTCGCGCGAGAACTCGCCGGAGTTAATAATAGATGTCGAGAAAAGCGATGTAGAAAAGCGAAATAATGACGCGATCACAAAGTATGACCGGGAGGAGAAGAGGACACCGCACACGCCAGATGTGCATGTGCAACCGGATACTGATTTGCCGGATGTACAAAGCTCAGAATCGgaggtttatatatttgaagatCATGATATCTCACCACCGGGTACGCCTAGTACGCCGAAAACTCCCGAATTGAACGTACCTACTGCACCAGAGCAGaaacgaaaaaagaaagaaaagagtgGCAAAAAGAAAGAGTCTAAATTGAAGAGTCCAAAACAATGTGTCAGCCCAAAGAAG ACAAAGCTAAATGATACGGCAGAACTGGACATACCAGATCGACCAAAAACACCACAGGCACCTGAGCCACCATTACACAGAGAGCCACCCACTCTTCCGCCTACACTaccgtttcctttttttcctaCGTTTCCTTCGGCACCTGGTTTAATACCTCATCCAATGTTCTCGCGATTCCCATTGCCGTTGGGTCGAGGTGGGCCAGGTGGTCCTCATCCAGCAATGCCCAATTTACCATTACCTCCGCGCTTTCTCAATTCATCCATGAAGCCCGAGGACTTTGCGTTGCCCAAGATTAAACCAGTAGAGCGTGAAAAGCCACTGATTCCCTCACCAGTTGAGTTAACATCCTCATCGATTCAAGGCGAGAATGAAAAAGCGGACAAAGAGAAGGTGGATAATAAACttacaaaaatgtttaagCCAAATAAAGAATTGCCTTTCATGAAAGTACCTGAGAGGGTACCACCACCACCTGTAGGCGCTTCACCGCCTATAGTGTCTGCACTTGTCGCACCAATCACGCTTGCTACACCAGTACCCGTCGCGCAAATACCACCATCGAAAAATCCTAAAACTGAAAAAACAGAGAAGAATGATATG aaatctAAAGAgcacaaaaaagaaaagaaagataaattaaagaaaaagaaagataaaaaagagaaacacaAAGATAAAGGCGAGAAAGTgaaggagaagaaagaaaaggcgGAGAAACGCGAGAAGCTGGAAAAGCttaaagaaaagaaggagaagaaagagaaaaagaaggaaaaggattcaaataagaaaaatatg agAGAAGATAAAAATCCAGAGGCTGTAccaaaaataacattaaaattaggtACAGCTTCTCCTAGACCAGCAACACCAGATAATACTCCTATGAAGAAAAT AACTATTAAACCACTTGTGAAAAAACCTGATGAGGAAATCAAGCGGGAACCTAGTCCAGAGTTGGCAAAAATATCGGCATTGGTAACACGACCGCCAAAGCAGAAGTCAACAAGTAAGAAAACAGAGGAGGGAATATTAGATGGAAGTCCTGCTCTTCCTACAGACTCTTTCTCTGCCAATCTTACTAGTCACGTGTCACTTGCATCAATTCCTCGAGCAAAGAAATCTAATTTCCAAAGTCTATCTCAAAGTGAGCCAATACCTTCATCTCAGTTTGACAATCCTCTTAAAGTCCTGAAACCTTTAATATCGCCACAACAACCaccatattatttt GATCGAGGAGGTCGTCAAGTGTGGATATGTCCTGCATGCGGCAACCAGGATGATGGCTCACCAATGATCGGCTGCGACGATTGTGACGCGTGGTACCATTG GGTGTGCGTTGGTATGCAAGTTCCACCAGCTGATGATGAGGATTGGTACTGTCGATTTTGTATAGCGAAAAAGCAGGAACTTCTTcatgataaaaagaagaaaaagcgaAAGAAAAAAGTGAAAGTAACAGCCTAG
- the Taf3 gene encoding uncharacterized protein Taf3 isoform X3 produces the protein MSAEYSRSILKVVVAQICQMIGWHSINSTPLEFMVDLMQEYILRVSKLTHQYAEVLGRTEPNLDDLGLTFQHMNIDIQELAEYVKNIDSVSCPIQIPQYPVRRENHLNFLKPGSREVVTRSVHVHEHLPAMYPDTEEEYIPDKNENLMNGTADLTSSSATSSSNSNNASPHRMSPQVVFKRPGDPVSFESSIAKRAKILEEGRPLREISSVMMTTSGFLSPAREGKLPEARTPHQVRSDSPQPSSYPMVPPELKCEKKPKKVIKKGPENRKLDKENKKKKGTKELFKPDKTEEGKIKKLVGMKEMAKLKPLKPGGGKAQPATLQELTTASRPSTPKIVSPKSTIGSSKPSKAAQPKVKSEKMIDVTDDSSVVEKKEDTIDKLPSEPDKQKLNIFKKISKPREEKDKEILEPHKYKDILDSRENSPELIIDVEKSDVEKRNNDAITKYDREEKRTPHTPDVHVQPDTDLPDVQSSESEVYIFEDHDISPPGTPSTPKTPELNVPTAPEQKRKKKEKSGKKKESKLKSPKQCVSPKKTKLNDTAELDIPDRPKTPQAPEPPLHREPPTLPPTLPFPFFPTFPSAPGLIPHPMFSRFPLPLGRGGPGGPHPAMPNLPLPPRFLNSSMKPEDFALPKIKPVEREKPLIPSPVELTSSSIQGENEKADKEKKSKEHKKEKKDKLKKKKDKKEKHKDKGEKVKEKKEKAEKREKLEKLKEKKEKKEKKKEKDSNKKNMREDKNPEAVPKITLKLGTASPRPATPDNTPMKKITIKPLVKKPDEEIKREPSPELAKISALVTRPPKQKSTSKKTEEGILDGSPALPTDSFSANLTSHVSLASIPRAKKSNFQSLSQSEPIPSSQFDNPLKVLKPLISPQQPPYYFDRGGRQVWICPACGNQDDGSPMIGCDDCDAWYHWVCVGMQVPPADDEDWYCRFCIAKKQELLHDKKKKKRKKKVKVTA, from the exons atGTCAGCTGAATACAGTCgaagtatattaaaagtagTTGTTGCTCAGATCTGTCAGATGATCGGATGGCACTCTATTAACTCTACACCATTAGAATTTATGGTAGATCTTatgcaagaatatatattacgtgtCTCAAAACTGACACATCAATATGCAGAAGTTT TGGGAAGAACAGAGCCAAATCTTGATGATTTAGGATTGACATTTCAGCATATGAATATTGATATACAGGAATTAGCTGAGTATGTTAAGAATATAGATTCCGTTTCGTGTCCCATACAGATACCGCAATATCCAGTTAGACGtgaaaatcatttaaattttttaaagccaGGAAGTCGTGAAGTTGTCACTAGATCAGTGCATGTACATGAACATTTACCAGCAATGTATCCAGATACTGAAg aGGAATATATACCAGAtaagaatgaaaatttaatgaatggTACGGCAGATTTGACATCTAGCAGTGCAACATCGTCAAGCAATTCGAATAACGCATCACCTCATAGAATGTCACCACAAGTAGTTTTCAAACGGCCCGGAGATCCGGTATCTTTCGAAAGCTCTATAGCGAAGCGGGCAAAAATTTTGGAGGAAGGTAGACCATTACGTGAAATAAGCAGCGTTATGATGACCACTTCCGGTTTTTTATCACCTGCGCGAGAGGGAAAGTTACCTGAGGCGAGAACGCCGCATCAAGTGCGATCAGATTCGCCGCAACCGAGCTCGTATCCGATGGTACCGCCCGAACTGAAGTGCGAAAAGAAACCGAAGAAGGTTATAAAGAAAGGTCCGGAGAATCGTAAGCttgacaaagaaaataaaaagaagaaaggcacgaaagaattatttaagcCGGATAAAACAGAAGAGGGTAAGATAAAGAAATTGGTAGGCATGAAGGAGATGGCCAAGTTGAAGCCATTAAAACCGGGCGGTGGCAAAGCGCAACCCGCTACGCTGCAAGAGCTTACGACGGCCAGCAGACCGTCCACACCGAAAATCGTGTCGCCCAAGTCGACCATTGGTAGTTCGAAACCATCGAAAGCCGCGCAGCCGAAAGTTAAGAGCGAAAAGATGATAGATGTGACAGATGACTCCTCTGTTGTCGAGAAGAAGGAGGACACAATTGATAAATTGCCGTCAGAGCCGGATAAACAGAAATTAAACATATTCAAAAAGATATCGAAACCGCGCGAAGAAAAGGACAAGGAGATACTGGAGCCGCATAAGTATAAAGATATTCTCGATTCGCGCGAGAACTCGCCGGAGTTAATAATAGATGTCGAGAAAAGCGATGTAGAAAAGCGAAATAATGACGCGATCACAAAGTATGACCGGGAGGAGAAGAGGACACCGCACACGCCAGATGTGCATGTGCAACCGGATACTGATTTGCCGGATGTACAAAGCTCAGAATCGgaggtttatatatttgaagatCATGATATCTCACCACCGGGTACGCCTAGTACGCCGAAAACTCCCGAATTGAACGTACCTACTGCACCAGAGCAGaaacgaaaaaagaaagaaaagagtgGCAAAAAGAAAGAGTCTAAATTGAAGAGTCCAAAACAATGTGTCAGCCCAAAGAAG ACAAAGCTAAATGATACGGCAGAACTGGACATACCAGATCGACCAAAAACACCACAGGCACCTGAGCCACCATTACACAGAGAGCCACCCACTCTTCCGCCTACACTaccgtttcctttttttcctaCGTTTCCTTCGGCACCTGGTTTAATACCTCATCCAATGTTCTCGCGATTCCCATTGCCGTTGGGTCGAGGTGGGCCAGGTGGTCCTCATCCAGCAATGCCCAATTTACCATTACCTCCGCGCTTTCTCAATTCATCCATGAAGCCCGAGGACTTTGCGTTGCCCAAGATTAAACCAGTAGAGCGTGAAAAGCCACTGATTCCCTCACCAGTTGAGTTAACATCCTCATCGATTCAAGGCGAGAATGAAAAAGCGGACAAAGAGAAG aaatctAAAGAgcacaaaaaagaaaagaaagataaattaaagaaaaagaaagataaaaaagagaaacacaAAGATAAAGGCGAGAAAGTgaaggagaagaaagaaaaggcgGAGAAACGCGAGAAGCTGGAAAAGCttaaagaaaagaaggagaagaaagagaaaaagaaggaaaaggattcaaataagaaaaatatg agAGAAGATAAAAATCCAGAGGCTGTAccaaaaataacattaaaattaggtACAGCTTCTCCTAGACCAGCAACACCAGATAATACTCCTATGAAGAAAAT AACTATTAAACCACTTGTGAAAAAACCTGATGAGGAAATCAAGCGGGAACCTAGTCCAGAGTTGGCAAAAATATCGGCATTGGTAACACGACCGCCAAAGCAGAAGTCAACAAGTAAGAAAACAGAGGAGGGAATATTAGATGGAAGTCCTGCTCTTCCTACAGACTCTTTCTCTGCCAATCTTACTAGTCACGTGTCACTTGCATCAATTCCTCGAGCAAAGAAATCTAATTTCCAAAGTCTATCTCAAAGTGAGCCAATACCTTCATCTCAGTTTGACAATCCTCTTAAAGTCCTGAAACCTTTAATATCGCCACAACAACCaccatattatttt GATCGAGGAGGTCGTCAAGTGTGGATATGTCCTGCATGCGGCAACCAGGATGATGGCTCACCAATGATCGGCTGCGACGATTGTGACGCGTGGTACCATTG GGTGTGCGTTGGTATGCAAGTTCCACCAGCTGATGATGAGGATTGGTACTGTCGATTTTGTATAGCGAAAAAGCAGGAACTTCTTcatgataaaaagaagaaaaagcgaAAGAAAAAAGTGAAAGTAACAGCCTAG
- the LOC140673171 gene encoding transformer 2 isoform X2 translates to MSDIERSGSRSASPRRPRTADGGLRDSRSHSRSRKSRERKETHREVKYSRSRSRSVSRGRKSSYRGSKYTSVGHRGSSRSRSRSPYRSNRYSRSRSRSYSRSRYSRDRHVYRSHSRSPMSSRRRHVGNRDNPCPSRCLGVFGLSIFTTEQQIHHIFSKYGPVERVQVVIDAKTGRSRGFCFVYFESSEDAKVAKEQCTGMDIDGRRIRVDFSITQRAHTPTPGIYMGKPTHLHDRGWDGPRRREISYRGSYRRSPSPYYSRRRSRYDRSRSRSYSPRRY, encoded by the exons ATGAGTGACATCGAG AGAAGTGGTAGTCGCAGCGCGAGTCCACGTAGACCACGAACTGCGGATGGTGGTCTGAGGGATTCGCGGTCACATTCGAGATCGCGTAAATCACGCGAGCGGAAGGAAACGCACAGAGAGGTCAAGTACTCCAGATCGCGAAGCCGTTCCGTGTCGCGTGGCCGGAAGTCGTCGTATCGTGGCAGCAAGTACACAAGTGTTGGCCATCGCGGTAGCAGCCGTAGTCGGAGTCGCTCGCCATATCGTAGCAACCGTTACTCCCGCAGTAGATCACGCTCGTACTCACGATCACGATACTCCCGCGATCGTCATGTATACCGGTCTCACTCTCGCAGTCCAATGTCATCTAGACGACGACACGTCGGCAATCGCGACAATCCATGTCCCTCCCGATGTCTAGGTGTATTTGGACTGTCGATTTTTACGACGGAACAACAAATCCATCACATTTTCTCGAAATATGGTCCTGTTGAACGAGTACAAGTCGTTATTGACGCAAAG actGGAAGATCTCGAGGATTTTgctttgtatattttgaatCATCGGAGGATGCCAAAGTGGCTAAAGAACAATGTACTGGCATGGATATTGATGGAAGAAGAATAAGGGTAGACTTCTCTATCACACAGCGTGCTCACACACCCACTCCTGGAATATACATGGGAAAACCAACGCATCTACATGATAGAGGATGGGATGGACCCAGACGTAGAGA GATCAGCTATAGAGGAAGTTATCGTCGCTCACCCAGCCCATACTATAGCCGCCGACGTTCTCGCTATGATCGTTCCAGATCACGTTCTTATTCACCAC GTCGGTATTAA
- the LOC140673171 gene encoding transformer 2 isoform X1 — MSDIERSGSRSASPRRPRTADGGLRDSRSHSRSRKSRERKETHREVKYSRSRSRSVSRGRKSSYRGSKYTSVGHRGSSRSRSRSPYRSNRYSRSRSRSYSRSRYSRDRHVYRSHSRSPMSSRRRHVGNRDNPCPSRCLGVFGLSIFTTEQQIHHIFSKYGPVERVQVVIDAKTGRSRGFCFVYFESSEDAKVAKEQCTGMDIDGRRIRVDFSITQRAHTPTPGIYMGKPTHLHDRGWDGPRRREISYRGSYRRSPSPYYSRRRSRYDRSRSRSYSPRFESRGIG; from the exons ATGAGTGACATCGAG AGAAGTGGTAGTCGCAGCGCGAGTCCACGTAGACCACGAACTGCGGATGGTGGTCTGAGGGATTCGCGGTCACATTCGAGATCGCGTAAATCACGCGAGCGGAAGGAAACGCACAGAGAGGTCAAGTACTCCAGATCGCGAAGCCGTTCCGTGTCGCGTGGCCGGAAGTCGTCGTATCGTGGCAGCAAGTACACAAGTGTTGGCCATCGCGGTAGCAGCCGTAGTCGGAGTCGCTCGCCATATCGTAGCAACCGTTACTCCCGCAGTAGATCACGCTCGTACTCACGATCACGATACTCCCGCGATCGTCATGTATACCGGTCTCACTCTCGCAGTCCAATGTCATCTAGACGACGACACGTCGGCAATCGCGACAATCCATGTCCCTCCCGATGTCTAGGTGTATTTGGACTGTCGATTTTTACGACGGAACAACAAATCCATCACATTTTCTCGAAATATGGTCCTGTTGAACGAGTACAAGTCGTTATTGACGCAAAG actGGAAGATCTCGAGGATTTTgctttgtatattttgaatCATCGGAGGATGCCAAAGTGGCTAAAGAACAATGTACTGGCATGGATATTGATGGAAGAAGAATAAGGGTAGACTTCTCTATCACACAGCGTGCTCACACACCCACTCCTGGAATATACATGGGAAAACCAACGCATCTACATGATAGAGGATGGGATGGACCCAGACGTAGAGA GATCAGCTATAGAGGAAGTTATCGTCGCTCACCCAGCCCATACTATAGCCGCCGACGTTCTCGCTATGATCGTTCCAGATCACGTTCTTATTCACCAC GTTTTGAATCAAGAGGTATTGGATGA